Proteins from a single region of Manis javanica isolate MJ-LG chromosome 5, MJ_LKY, whole genome shotgun sequence:
- the KCNG1 gene encoding voltage-gated potassium channel regulatory subunit KCNG1 yields the protein MTLLPGDNSDYDYSALSCASDASFHPAFFPQSQSLKGVFYRRAQRLRPQDEPFQGGQPEDRRRRIIINVGGIKYSLPWTTLEEFPLTRLGQLKACTNFDDILNVCDDYDVTCNEFFFDRNPGAFGTILTFLRAGKLRLLREMCALSFQEELLYWGIAEDRLDGCCKRRYLQKIEEFAEMVEREDVDDVPDSEGPDSEGAAEGEGRLGRCMRRLRDMVERPHSGLPGKVFACLSVLFVTVTAVNLSISTLPSLREEEEQGQCSQMCHNIFLVESVCVGWFSLEFLLRFIQAPSKFTFLRSPLTLIDMVAILPYYITLLVDGAAAGRRKPGASNNYLDKVGLVLRVLRALRILYVMRLARHSLGLQTLGLTARRCTREFGLLLLFLCVAIALFAPLLYVIENEMADSPEFTSIPACYWWAVITMTTVGYGDMVPRSTPGQVVALSSILSGILLMAFPVTSIFHTFSRSYLELKQEQERVTFRRAQFLIKTKSQLSSMSHDSDILFGSASSDTRDNN from the exons ATGACCCTCTTACCGGGAGACAATTCTGATTACGACTACAGCGCCCTGAGCTGCGCCTCCGACGCCTCCTTCCACCCCGCCTTCTTCCCCCAGAGTCAGTCCCTCAAGGGCGTCTTCTATCGCCGGGCCCAGCGGCTGCGGCCGCAGGACGAGCCCTTCCAGGGCGGCCAGCCCGAGGACCGCCGCCGGCGGATCATCATCAACGTGGGCGGCATCAAGTACTCGCTGCCCTGGACCACGCTCGAGGAGTTCCCGCTGACGCGGCTGGGCCAGCTCAAGGCCTGCACCAACTTCGACGACATCCTCAACGTGTGTGATGACTACGACGTCACGTGCAACGAGTTCTTCTTCGACCGCAACCCGGGCGCCTTCGGCACCATCCTGACCTTCCTGCGCGCGGGCAAGCTGCGCCTGCTGCGGGAGATGTGCGCACTGTCCTTCCAGGAGGAGCTGCTCTACTGGGGCATCGCCGAGGACCGCCTGGACGGCTGCTGCAAGCGCCGCTACCTGCAGAAGATCGAGGAGTTCGCCGAGATGGTGGAGCGCGAGGACGTGGACGACGTGCCGGACAGCGAGGGCCCCGACAGCGAGGGCGCGGCCGAGGGCGAGGGCCGCCTGGGCCGCTGCATGCGGAGACTGCGCGACATGGTGGAGAGGCCGCACTCGGGCCTGCCCGGCAAGGTGTTCGCCTGCCTCTCAGTGCTCTTTGTCACGGTCACCGCCGTCAACCTCTCCATCAGCACCTTGCCCagcctgagggaggaggaggagcag GGTCAGTGCTCCCAGATGTGCCACAACATCTTCCTTGTGGAATCAGTGTGCGTGGGCTGGTTCTCCCTCGAGTTCCTCCTGCGGTTCATCCAGGCGCCCAGCAAGTTCACCTTCCTGCGGAGCCCGCTGACGCTCATCGAcatggtggccatcctgccctacTACATCACCCTGCTGGTGGACGGCGCCGCCGCAGGCCGACGCAAACCCGGCGCGAGCAACAACTACCTGGACAAGGTGGGGCTGGTGCTGCGGGTCCTGCGGGCTCTGCGCATCCTGTACGTCATGCGCCTGGCCCGCcactccctggggctgcagacgCTGGGGCTCACCGCCCGCCGCTGCACGCGCGAGTTCGGCCTTCTGCTGCTCTTCCTGTGCGTGGCCATCGCCCTCTTTGCTCCCCTCCTCTACGTCATTGAGAACGAGATGGCCGATAGCCCCGAGTTCACCAGCATCCCCGCCTGCTATTGGTGGGCCGTCATCACCATGACGACTGTGGGCTACGGGGACATGGTGCCCAGGAGCACGCCGGGCCAGGTGGTGGCGCTCAGCAGCATCCTCAGCGGCATCCTCCTCATGGCCTTCCCGGTGACCTCCATCTTCCACACCTTCTCCCGCTCCTACCTGGAGCTTAAGCAGGAGCAGGAGAGGGTGACCTTTCGAAGGGCCCAGTTCCTCATCAAAACCAAGTCGCAGCTGAGCAGCATGTCCCACGACAGTGACATCTTATTTGGGAGTGCCTCCTCAGACACCAGAGACAACAACTGA